The Mycobacterium sp. EPa45 genomic interval CCGCAGGCACGCGCACGACGCCGGGATGCCGCCCTGGGTGCGGGCAGATGTCGCGGCGTCAGTTCGGGCCTTGCTGACCGCATTCCCCTTGAGCGCGCCTAGCGCTGCCGATACGTGACGCTTTGCACGGCATTGGCGGCCGGGTTCGCCGTGTAGAGGACATCGGTCGTGCCCGATGCACTTCCGGACATCCGGGCTCTGCTGGCGTCGGTGCTCCAGCGATGGCGATGCCACCGGCGTTCGACAGGTGGTCGGGATGCCGGAACGCGAAATTGCAGTTCGCCGGTCCACCCTTGGCGCGGCGTTTGCCCTTGAGGAAACCGGTTGCGCCGGAAGCGATCCGGGCCGGGCAGCTCGCGACGTTGGTGGTGATCTCCGGCACGAAGACGAGGTCGTGTTCGCATGCGTTGGTCAGCTCGAATTCCCACCCGTTGTAGTTCGGTCCCCACAGATCCGGCCAACTGAAGACGACGACCTGGGGCCGGTCGCCGGGGGTATCGGGGAAGTCGACGAACATGCGCTGGTCGCTGTCTTGTGCGGTCTCGCGGGTGATGGTGCCGTCGGCGGACGCCTGAATGAAGATCCGGGCGCTGGTCGATCCGCACCGGTACCCCAGATCGGCGTTGGCGGGCCCGTCGAACAGGAACGGCGGCGACGAACTCTTGGTGCCCTTGGCGTAACCGATTCGGCCCGCCTTGATCGGGCCGTCGGCGCTGTCGATGTTCGAGTTCCCGAAGTAGATCGGCACGAGGTCAACCGGGGTTTGGTTGTGGATCTCGAACTCCCAACCGTCATGGTTGCGGCCCCAGCCGAATTGGGCCAGCTGATTGCGCATCACGTTCATCGTCGCGTTCACGGTTTTCCTTCTGCCGATGCCTCACGTGCCAAGTGGCACCAAGGATCCCGCAGAAGCCCGCTGTTGCGCGTCGGCTGATCGGTGGGTGATGAGGAGGAAACTGTTGTCCCCCTATCGGAGTACTTGTGCGCTACCGGCAGAGGCTGCGTACCGGAAGTACATGCCCCAGCAACCCGATTGCCCCGCCGAGAATCGGCCACACGGGCCAGAAGTACGCCGTCTCGCCGGTGGTGAGGGCCACGGCCAGCCACACCGCGAGGACGATCGCCACCATCGCCAAGTAGCCGGCCAGGTGGATCCGCACCGACGCGCGGGCGGCTTTCTTCCGGGCGGCGACGCGGCGGGGGTCGGTGCGTCGCAGATAGTCGACCGGTAGGTCGGCCAGCACGCGGTGCAGCTCGTCGGCGCTCTGTGCAGCGAAGGCTGCCTGGATGCGGGTCTCGTACTCGGCGAGGTCGAAGTAACCCTGCGCCAGAGCCAGGGACAGCAGGTCAGCGGTATTTTCCCGGTCGTGATCTCCGACTCGGACAGCGGCGACGCTCATACCGTCCAACTCTGACATGTCATTAGTGGACTGTCAATGGGTGTTGTTGAATTGCGGCATGAGCGAGCAGAACAGAATCGTCAGCGCCAACAGGCGGATCGCCGCACCCGCGAAGGTCATCTTCGAGCTGATCGCCGACCCGGCCCGTCAGCCGGAATGGGACGGCAACGACAACCTCGCGCAGGCGGCCGCAGACCAGCGGGTGCACGCCGTGGGAGACGTGTTCACGACGACGCTCACCCTGGGTGCGGACCGGGAGAACCATGTCGTCGAGTTCGACGAGGGCCGGCTGATCGCGTGGCGGCCCGCCCCGCCGGGGGAGACCCCGCCGGGTCACCTGTGGCGCTGGCAGCTCGACGCGATCGACGACCGCACCACCGACGTCACACACACCTACGACTACACCGACCTGCGCGACCCCGAGCGGTTGCCGCGGGCGCAGGCCACCACGGCCGACAAGTTGCAGGCCTCGGTCGACCGGCTCGCCGCGCTCGCCGAACGGGACTAGCGTCCTGCGGCAAAATCCCGGAGCGACTCCACCTGCGCCGCGTCCAGCGATGGCCGCACCGTTTCGCGGGCCTTGGCCACATCGGCGGCGGTGACGTCCGCGGCGTCGATCGAGCGGCGCATCGCGGTCAGTGCGGCCTCGCGCAGCAACGCCACGCAGTCGGCTGCGCTGTACCCATCCAGGTCGCCGGCCAGCGCGTCGAGGTCGACTTCCGGTGACAGTGGCACGGATCTGCCTGCGGTGCGCAGGATTTCGCGACGCGCATCGGCGTCGGGAGGCTCGACGAACACCAGCTTCTCCAGCCGGCCGGGTCGCAGCAACGCCGGGTCGATCAGATCCGGCCGGTTGGTCGCACCGACCACCACCACATCGCGCAGCGGTTCGATGCCGTCGAGCTCGGTCAGCAGCGCGGCCACCACCCGGTCGGTCACACCGGAGTCGAAGCTCTGCCCGCGCCGCGGCGCCAGCGCGTCGATCTCGTCGAGGAACACCAGGGAGGGCGCGGAATCCCTTGCCCGGTCGAACAATTCGCGGACGGCCTTCTCTGACGAGCCGACCCACTTGTCCATCAGCTCGGCACCCTTCACCGCGTGCACGCTCAACCGACCCGAACTGGCCAGCGCACGCACCACGAAGGTCTTGCCGCAGCCGGGCGGCCCGTAGAGGAGTACTCCCCGGGGCGGGTCGACGCCGAGGCGGGCGAAGGTGTCCGGGTGCTGCAGCGGCCACAGCACGGC includes:
- a CDS encoding DUF1707 domain-containing protein, with protein sequence MSELDGMSVAAVRVGDHDRENTADLLSLALAQGYFDLAEYETRIQAAFAAQSADELHRVLADLPVDYLRRTDPRRVAARKKAARASVRIHLAGYLAMVAIVLAVWLAVALTTGETAYFWPVWPILGGAIGLLGHVLPVRSLCR
- a CDS encoding SRPBCC family protein — its product is MSEQNRIVSANRRIAAPAKVIFELIADPARQPEWDGNDNLAQAAADQRVHAVGDVFTTTLTLGADRENHVVEFDEGRLIAWRPAPPGETPPGHLWRWQLDAIDDRTTDVTHTYDYTDLRDPERLPRAQATTADKLQASVDRLAALAERD